A genomic window from Anticarsia gemmatalis isolate Benzon Research Colony breed Stoneville strain chromosome 22, ilAntGemm2 primary, whole genome shotgun sequence includes:
- the LOC142982856 gene encoding caspase-1-like, which produces MDRTWSEVLTKKKKKKLNFASAMIDNSSDEADRLASLEISSPNGDSNPEVCSPNSETSAKYRMNWYRNEVVRDAVMSREPLGETELEKQELESQSSSSRLTNDVKIIEEESQEEPPHEWINTKALSKYASTYELEKFEKNTMLVFNQVNVNGHEPRVGTQADVDALKKTFEKFNFEVTVHDDFTKEQIFNELKRYSSQNFTDYGCVAVAVLTHGTDNGLLRAKDQLYSEIEIINLFKVHNKPTLVTKPKLLLIQACRGTKLIPGAAVYQSAKMQKDWTLDETLEPYILPVESDMLILHSSFHGSPSIRDPLLGSWFVQELCNKIETLSATHDFESIITEMKREVAISKEFEEYNRRTLEMEVNKQMPVLTSTLIRKLFFRKYGETPRRAVTYADKRPSVSLASRSESVDSNSTPLLVQFGPCSCFLDYFVYIRSCLQHYILDHPNDEIARHYLDIANTYEDSSEFNASKQKTSKAICQYLSSKVQNCDDYKYLYFYKHS; this is translated from the exons ATGGACCGAACGTGGTCGGAGGTATTGactaaaaagaagaagaagaaattaaattttgcttCTGCAATGATTGACAATTCTAGCGACGAGGCTGATAGGTTAGCTTCGCTGGAAATTTCTAGTCCTAACGGAGACAGTAATCCCGAAGTGTGTAGTCCGAATTCTGAAACCTCAGCAAAGTATAGGATGAATTGGTACCGCAACGAAGTGGTAAGAGATGCTGTTATGAGTAGGGAGCCGTTAGGCGAAACGGAACTGGAGAAGCAGGAGTTAGAAAGTCAATCCAGTAGTTCCAGATTGACCAATGATGTCAAAATTATTGAAGAAGAGTCTCAAGAGGAGCCTCCACATGAATGGATCAACACAAAAGCATTATCGAAGTATGCTTCGACCTATGAACTGGAGAAATTCGAGAAAAACACAATGCTTGTGTTCAACCAAGTGAATGTAAATGGGCATGAGCCGAGAGTTGGCACCCAAGCAGACGTAGACGCTTTAAAAAAGACATTCGAAAAGTTTAATTTCGAAGTGACAGTGCATGATGATTTTACAAAAGAGCAAATTTTTAATGAGCTTAAAAGAT acaGTTCTCAAAATTTCACGGACTATGGTTGTGTAGCGGTGGCTGTGCTAACTCACGGGACGGACAATGGACTCCTGAGGGCTAAAGACCAACTGTACAGCGAGATCGAGATCATTAACCTCTTCAAAGTTCACAACAAACCTACTTTAGTCACCAAACCGAAACTACTGCTTATTCAG GCATGTCGGGGGACAAAGCTTATCCCGGGCGCTGCAGTGTACCAGTCAGCAAAGATGCAGAAAGACTGGACCCTCGACGAGACCCTGGAGCCGTACATCCTTCCCGTAGAGTCAGATATGCTGATTCTTCACAGCTCTTTCCATGGCAGTCCGTCAATAAG GGACCCTCTCCTCGGCTCCTGGTTCGTTCAAGAATTATGCAACAAAATCGAGACTTTATCAGCGACCCACGACTTTGAGTCTATTATCACGGAAATGAAAAGGGAAGTAGCTATCAGCAAAGAATTTGAAGAGTATAATCGGAGGACTCTTGAAATGGAGGTCAACAAACAGATGCCTGTGCTTACTTCGACCCTCATCAGGAAGCTGTTCTTCAGGAAATATGGAGAAACTCCTCGAAGAGCTGTGACGTATGCTGACAAACGACCCAGTGTGTCTTTAGCGTCGAGGAGCGAGTCTGTTGACTCTAACTCCACTCCTTTGCTGGTACAATTTGGTCCCTGTTCCTGCTTTCTGGATTATTTCGTATATATCAGGAGTTGTTTGCA GCACTACATCCTAGACCATCCGAACGATGAGATTGCCCGCCATTACTTAGACATCGCGAACACGTACGAGGACAGCTCGGAGTTCAACGCGTCCAAACAGAAAACAAGCAAAGCCATCTGCCAGTACCTTAGTTCAAAAGTACAAAACTGCGAcgattacaaatatttgtatttttataaacattcatAG